Genomic window (Drosophila albomicans strain 15112-1751.03 chromosome X, ASM965048v2, whole genome shotgun sequence):
TGTATTCACGTTTAAATTTAATCCGAAAACGGAGCTTAGTgaataattactttaaaataaaagttgtaaatGAAGCCAAGTCGAaggtaaattaattaaacattgttttgtaagtaaatcaaattagaaattaaCACAAAGAAGAGTTTGTGTACTTACGTTGCTTAAGCTGATTATAGATTATAGAAcgaatttgatttgcaaatgcaaattgaatcgAACGCGCATACACTTGACCCTTACGGCTCGGAAGCAGAGTCCAGCTGGAGTCCGGGCTGAGTATAATTACCCCAGAGCTCAGCAGAGGAAAGCACACAGTTGAGCTCGTGCAGCAGTTGGAAACGCGTCGTGGGGGCATCgagcaaacacaaaaagtgaaaagaacGAAAGTGAAAGAACGAAAGATCCTCAAGGAAGGaaaaaaaggaatattttCGAAGAAGGATGTCGGTGGAAACGGTGCAGGAGACGCTGCAGCAGGCGACCAGCGCCGGTGGCTTTGGATTGAATCCATTGCTCACCGGTCTCGTTGGCACCCTGGTTGTGATGGCCCTCTACGAGTATTGGCATCGCAACACCCGGGAATACAAGATGGTCGCCAATATCCCTACGCCACCCATATTACCGCTGTTGGGACAGGCTCACTTGGTGGTTGGGTTGAGTAATGCGGACATCTTGGCTGTCGGACTGGGTTATCTGAACAAATATGGCGAAACGATGAAGGCTTGGCTGGGCAATGTGCTGCTCGTCTTCCTCACCAATCCCAATGACATTGAGCTGATCCTGAGCGGACATCAGCATCTGACCAAGGCTGAGGAATATAGATATTTCAAGCCCTGGTTCGGTGATGGTTTGCTCATCAGTAACGGCCATCATTGGCGTCATCATCGTAAGATGATTGCCCCAACGTTCCATCAGAGCATCCTCAAGAGTTTTGTGCCCACCTTCGTCGAACACTCGAAGGCGGTGTCCGCTCGCATGGCCAAGGAGGCGGGCAAGACGTTCGATGTCCACGATTACATGTCCCAAACGACCGTCGACATTCTCCTCTCCACGGCGATGGGTGTGAAGAAGCTGCCCGAGGGCAACAAGAGTTTCGAATACGCTCAGGCTGTGGTCGATATGTGCGACATCATCCACAAGCGTCAGGTGAAGCTCTTGTATCGCTTGGACTCGATCTACAAGTTCACCAAGCTGCGTGAGAAGGGCGATCGCATGATGAACATCATTTTGGGCATGACCCGGAATGTGGTGAAGGATCGCAAGGATAATTTCCAGCCCGAGGCACGCGCCATTGTCGAGGAGGTCGAACAGACGCAGTCCGTGAAGCAACCGGCGGAGGGATTACGCGACGATCTGGATGACATCGATGAGAACGATGTGGGTGCCAAGCGTCGGTTGGCGCTGCTCGATGCCATGGTTGAGATGGCCAAGAATCCCGATATCGAGTGGAACGAAAAGGATATTATGGATGAGGTGAATACGATCATGTTCGAGGGACACGACACCACATCGGCTGGCTCCAGCTTTGCCCTCTGCATGATGGGCATCCACAAGGACATCCAGGAGCGTGTCTTTGCCGAACAGAAGGCCATCTTTGGCGATCAAATGCAACGCGATTGCACCTTTGCCGATACCATGGAAATGAAATACCTGGAGCGTGTCATCCTCGAAACCTTGCGGTTGTATCCTCCAGTACCCGTGATCGCTCGTCGTCTCGATCACGATGTGAAGCTCACCAGCGGTCCCTATACGGTGCCCAAGGGTACCACGGTCGCTGTGCTCCAATATTGTGTGCATCGTCGTGCCGATATCTATCCCAATCCGACCAAATTCGATCCCGATAACTTCCTGCCCGAGCGCATGGCAAATCGTCATTACTACAGCTTCATTCCGTTCAGCGCTGGGCCACGCAGTTGTGTGGGTCGCAAGTATGCCATGCTGAAGCTGAAGGTCCTGCTCTCGACGGTGGTGCGCAATTTCATTGTCCACTCGAATGAAACAGAGGCGGACTTTAAGCTCCAGGCTGATATCATTCTGAAGCTCGAGAATGGTTTCAACATCTCGTTGGAGCAGCGTAAATATCCCACAGTCGCGTAGAGCCCTCACAGTCTGTACATTCCCCCATCTGACTCCCTGACGAACCCGTTTAACGAACCACGCTCCAAATCAGTCAATCGAAAGCCCCTCAATTCATTAGCCAAAGAGTCAACGAAACGAGGAACTAACATACAATAAACACgcatttttaaagcattttttttttggagatGGATGAAGtgaacaaaacaacaaaaacctttGAGCAAGACTCAAGGTTTTGCTtagttttcttgttgttttcgtgtttttttttttttgtttggtatacACGGTGTATATCTCTATTcctatatgctatatatatcGTTTATTAGAGAAACTTAGTTAGTAgtgagattttttttttttattgtgtgctTATAATATCcattgtttttagtatttattaagtCACATGGTTTAGACGAAAcccaaaaataatgaaaaatatatgatgAATGCAAAGGTGGCCACAAGTGctccaaaaatataaagaaatcaatgtgtttgctttttattgacagctaaattcaaataatttctattaaaaattgctagttttcaaaatatttcaaatttcagaTAAATTTGTCACTGCCAGTCGAACCTAACCTCAAACTGCATTTTCATTGATCATTGCCGGCCTCTTTGCTTATCAGAGATGCTAACAAACCCATTAAAGAGTTTTCGATTTCgttcctttttgttgttttgttaaatacatttcgtCTAGAACACGCGACAGGTTCCGAAAGGATGTCAAGCGAAACCGTGGCAGAAGAAGGGGTTTGAGGTTAGGTTACCCGGGGCggcaat
Coding sequences:
- the LOC117572452 gene encoding cytochrome P450 4g1, yielding MSVETVQETLQQATSAGGFGLNPLLTGLVGTLVVMALYEYWHRNTREYKMVANIPTPPILPLLGQAHLVVGLSNADILAVGLGYLNKYGETMKAWLGNVLLVFLTNPNDIELILSGHQHLTKAEEYRYFKPWFGDGLLISNGHHWRHHRKMIAPTFHQSILKSFVPTFVEHSKAVSARMAKEAGKTFDVHDYMSQTTVDILLSTAMGVKKLPEGNKSFEYAQAVVDMCDIIHKRQVKLLYRLDSIYKFTKLREKGDRMMNIILGMTRNVVKDRKDNFQPEARAIVEEVEQTQSVKQPAEGLRDDLDDIDENDVGAKRRLALLDAMVEMAKNPDIEWNEKDIMDEVNTIMFEGHDTTSAGSSFALCMMGIHKDIQERVFAEQKAIFGDQMQRDCTFADTMEMKYLERVILETLRLYPPVPVIARRLDHDVKLTSGPYTVPKGTTVAVLQYCVHRRADIYPNPTKFDPDNFLPERMANRHYYSFIPFSAGPRSCVGRKYAMLKLKVLLSTVVRNFIVHSNETEADFKLQADIILKLENGFNISLEQRKYPTVA